Within Chloroflexota bacterium, the genomic segment AACGAACCATCGCCCGCCCGCGCGCCTTCGAGAATCGCCGTGACGTTATCACGAAACGCGTCCGGTACCCTGCCGCGATAAACGATCGCGAGGTTCGTCCGGTCACCGACGAGCTGAAAACGCATCGTTTGCGTCGCATTGTCCCATTTGATCGTGCCGGGCGCGATGACGCCGCCGATGCGCGTGTTGGTTGAAGCCGACCGCGCGGCGTATTCGTCCACCGTCAAATAATAGTTCGCCGCCGGCGACACGGCTATCGCGTAGACGAAATGCGCGATCACCGGAATCAATACGAGCGCGGCGACGATGAGTTTGAGTTTCACGAAATCTATTCCTCTTTCTCAAAACGTAAGCGTTCAGAACCTGGCGAAGGTTGTAAACCTTCGCCAGGTTGGCTATCTCGAAACAAGAACGCGGCAGGGTCGCCGCGTCGTGTTGCATCAAAAGTATGACAGCACGGTTCGATTCAATCGCGTCGCGTCATCGTGCGAATGTAATCCGCGTGCGGCGGCGCGATGTCGAACGCTTCCGGCGGCAGCGTCACGAACTTGCGCCAGCCCTCGCTCTGGATCGCCTCGCGATTGTCCGGCGTGATGACCAGCATACCGACGTAATGCCCCGAGCGAATCACCGCGGTCACGTTCGGCGAACCGTCTTCCCACATCCCGGTAATGCACGACCGATCGGGTGGAAAATCGCGCGCGACAAAAGTAGCGAAACATTCTTCGCACGCCGGTCCCCACGCGCCACACAAGTTACGGTCAATCGTTACTCGCATCGTTCCCTCCGTGGTACTACCGAACCTTCCGAAGGTTTCGCGCAAGCGCCTTCGCAAGGTTGAATACATTCAGATTAGTCCGAACGAGTCCAAATCGTGTCACACGCGAGTCAAAAGTCAGTCAAA encodes:
- a CDS encoding cytochrome c maturation protein CcmE — encoded protein: MKLKLIVAALVLIPVIAHFVYAIAVSPAANYYLTVDEYAARSASTNTRIGGVIAPGTIKWDNATQTMRFQLVGDRTNLAIVYRGRVPDAFRDNVTAILEGARAGDGSFLATTLMIKCPHQYLPAGF